From the Solanum lycopersicum chromosome 10, SLM_r2.1 genome, one window contains:
- the LOC138338945 gene encoding endochitinase A-like — translation MALCTRKEIFRTRPNPNFTCILTFQNNNYNYGPCGRAIRVELLNNPDLVATDPVISFKTTIWFWMNPQSPKPSCHDVIIGRWNPSAGDRSANHLPGFGVITNIINGGLECGCGNDNRVQDRIGFYRRYCGILGVSTGDNLDCGNQRSFGS, via the exons ATGGCCTTGTGCACCAGGAAGGAAATATTTCGGACGAGGCCCAATCCAAATTTCACA TGTATTTTGACATTTCAAAACAACAACTACAACTATGGGCCATGTGGAAGAGCCATCAGAGTGGAACTTTTAAACAATCCTGATTTAGTAGCCACAGACCCAGTGATCTCATTCAAGACAACTATCTGGTTCTGGATGAACCCTCAATCACCAAAGCCTTCTTGCCACGATGTCATCATTGGAAGATGGAACCCATCTGCCGGTGATCGATCAGCCAATCATCTTCCTGGATTTGGTGTCATCACAAACATCATCAATGGTGGCCTAGAATGTGGTTGTGGTAATGACAACAGGGTACAAGATCGAATTGGGTTTTATAGGAGGTATTGCGGAATTCTTGGGGTTAGTACTGGTGACAATCTTGATTGCGGCAACCAAAGGTCTTTTGGCAGCTAA